From one Paenibacillus sp. FSL K6-1330 genomic stretch:
- a CDS encoding glycoside hydrolase family 97 catalytic domain-containing protein has product MDHELSQSPSAPFHAQLHSPDGNLQITLKQEHNGPLFYSVMNKRDRVLERSPLGLITDKYKFQEGIRIQGVEHNTITERYELVTGKQKSQSYEASEMVVLASVENHQVRIRFRAFHDGVAFRYELLQGEGDIRIEYELSGFHLPEDRTLNVWAQPFMRCYERTYDHAMPDHLRGGHFGFPLLVQSAEDQWLLLTEADVDGEYGASHLAADEHDGRKLRTSFAPDQETPVASQLPLSTPWRVMIIGSLGDLVSSSVTTHLCPPSVLQDTSWISPGRAAWSWYAEGDSCGDMNIQRQHVDFAAGMGWEYSVVDGGWEGTLDAPQLIHYAKERGVGIWLWTHYKGLDTKELREEKLCLWASWGAVGIKVDFFDSDSQETLQVYDAIAESAARHRLMVNFHGSTKPSGEHRTWPHVMTREGVYGAEYYRAQSEGPNATHLCTLPFTRNVIGSMDFTPVTFSRRTTTTQGLQLALAILFESGIQHYADTISVFADHPGKPLLAAVPAVWDETRLLEGYPGRFVTIARRSGTEWFVASICAAGGRDVHIPLDFLEDHQTYQAVIYQEQAEADEYRYRSVLPPIEVHTETCCAKDTIKIRLKVYGGVSIHLTPQAENK; this is encoded by the coding sequence CCGCTCGGACTGATAACCGACAAATACAAATTTCAGGAAGGCATACGCATCCAAGGGGTTGAGCACAACACGATCACGGAGCGTTACGAACTTGTGACCGGCAAACAAAAATCGCAGTCTTACGAAGCAAGCGAGATGGTGGTGCTGGCGTCTGTAGAGAATCATCAGGTGAGGATCCGTTTCCGTGCTTTTCATGACGGTGTCGCATTCCGGTACGAGCTGCTGCAAGGAGAAGGAGATATTCGCATCGAGTATGAGCTCTCCGGCTTCCATCTCCCGGAGGACCGAACGCTCAACGTCTGGGCTCAGCCGTTCATGCGGTGCTATGAACGAACCTACGACCATGCCATGCCGGATCATCTTCGGGGAGGACACTTCGGTTTCCCGTTGTTGGTCCAATCAGCAGAGGATCAATGGCTGCTGCTGACCGAAGCAGATGTGGACGGCGAATATGGCGCCAGCCATCTCGCAGCGGATGAGCACGACGGCCGGAAGCTCCGAACCTCCTTCGCCCCGGATCAGGAAACGCCGGTTGCTTCGCAGCTTCCGCTCTCGACCCCCTGGCGTGTTATGATCATCGGATCGCTTGGGGATCTGGTCTCTTCTTCGGTAACGACTCACCTATGCCCCCCGTCCGTGCTGCAAGACACCTCTTGGATCTCTCCGGGCCGAGCAGCCTGGTCCTGGTACGCAGAAGGCGATTCTTGCGGCGATATGAATATTCAACGGCAGCATGTGGATTTTGCCGCGGGGATGGGATGGGAATACAGTGTCGTTGACGGCGGCTGGGAAGGCACGCTGGATGCCCCGCAGCTCATCCATTACGCGAAGGAGCGCGGCGTCGGCATTTGGCTGTGGACACATTATAAAGGGCTGGATACAAAGGAACTCCGTGAGGAGAAATTATGCCTGTGGGCATCTTGGGGCGCCGTTGGCATCAAGGTCGACTTCTTCGACAGCGACAGCCAAGAGACGCTCCAGGTCTATGATGCCATTGCGGAATCCGCTGCCAGGCATCGGCTGATGGTCAATTTTCACGGTTCCACCAAACCAAGCGGCGAACACCGGACATGGCCTCACGTGATGACAAGAGAAGGCGTTTACGGTGCGGAATACTACCGGGCGCAGAGTGAAGGGCCTAACGCCACTCATCTCTGTACCTTGCCGTTTACGCGGAACGTGATCGGGTCCATGGATTTTACGCCGGTCACGTTCAGCAGGCGGACCACGACGACCCAAGGGCTTCAGCTGGCCCTTGCCATCCTCTTCGAATCCGGCATCCAGCATTATGCCGATACGATTTCCGTCTTCGCGGATCATCCGGGCAAGCCGCTGCTGGCCGCCGTTCCCGCCGTCTGGGATGAGACGCGGCTGCTGGAAGGTTATCCGGGCCGATTCGTTACGATAGCAAGACGATCGGGTACGGAATGGTTTGTCGCCTCCATCTGTGCCGCAGGAGGACGAGACGTCCATATTCCGCTGGATTTCCTTGAGGACCACCAAACCTACCAAGCCGTGATCTATCAGGAACAGGCGGAAGCAGACGAATATCGATATCGTTCCGTTCTTCCTCCCATTGAGGTTCACACGGAAACGTGCTGCGCCAAGGATACCATCAAGATACGTCTCAAGGTGTATGGCGGCGTATCCATCCATCTTACGCCGCAAGCGGAGAACAAGTAA